The Brassica napus cultivar Da-Ae chromosome C7, Da-Ae, whole genome shotgun sequence genome has a segment encoding these proteins:
- the LOC106410617 gene encoding tRNA (guanine(10)-N2)-methyltransferase homolog, giving the protein MWFLCVFYHRLLDFRKPEVEALAELFGEDESIQWRLPEHHHNDTPFHFVHLSSEEIAQNIAKRSILVKGMYELWGEGTCYEELKDSIQSFPDSRKLPFLTSDSTFRISVETFGKALTFDEQKERIHSLTYIPFEGKVNLKNPDHNFFLMEMDESEESNGLPPIVQRRIFFGREVGFADRKLLPTFQLKSRTYLGPTAMDAEMAFLMANQAKASSGKLVYDPFVGTGSILVSAARFGAMTMGADIDIRVVRDGRGPDCNVWSNFKQYGLPAPVALLRMDNNVPPWRSGLKEIFDAIICDPPYGVRAGGRKSGGRKILRGTVDPYTVPEDKRTGHIPSTGAYSLVECVHDLLHLAARMLVMKGRLVFFFPVLRDESGSEVKFPEHPCFKLVAVSEQILSSRYSRVLLTMVKVEPYSEEIEEAARLMHLEFRENHLKWLEEGNIHSSVFKPSTDSSQIQTESKTFKDPKPKYRGKYV; this is encoded by the exons ATGTGGTTTCTATGTGTCTTCTACCACAGGCTACTAGACTTCAGAAAGCCAGAGGTGGAAGCTTTAGCCGAACTCTTCGGAGAGGATGAGTCTATCCAGTGGCGTCTTCCCGAGCATCACCATAACGATACTCCATTCCACTTCGTCCATCTTTCTTCCGAAGAAATCGCACAGAACATCGCCAAGAGAA GCATTTTGGTGAAGGGAATGTATGAGCTTTGGGGTGAAGGAACTTGCTACGAAGAGCTTAAAGACTCCATCCAAAGCTTCCCTGATTCTCGCAAGCTCCCGTTCCTCACTTCTGATTCCACCTTTAGGATCTCTGTTGAAACTTTCGGAAAGGCTCTGACTTTCGATGAGCAGAAGGAGAGAATCCATTCACTTACTTATATCCCCTTCGAG GGGAAGGTTAACTTGAAGAACCCAGATCACAACTTTTTCCTCATGGAAATGGATGAATCTGAAGAGAGCAATGGACTTCCACCTATTGTTCAGAGAAGAATCTTTTTTGGGAGGGAGGTTGGTTTTGCTGACAGGAAGCTTTTGCCGACTTTTCAGCTGAAGTCTCGTACTTACCTTGGCCCAACTGCTATGGACGCTGAGATGGCCTTCTTGATGGCTAATCAAGCTAAAGCGTCTTCTGGGAAACTTGTGTATGACCCTTTTGTTGGTACAGGGAGCATTCTTGTTTCTGCTGCACGTTTTGGCGCAATGACAATG GGTGCAGATATTGATATCAGAGTAGTTCGTGATGGACGTGGTCCTGACTGTAATGTTTGGAGCAATTTCAAGCAG TATGGACTACCTGCGCCAGTTGCTTTGCTTAGAATGGATAATAACGTTCCTCCTTGGCGTTCCGGGCTTAAGGAG ATCTTTGATGCGATTATTTGCGATCCACCTTACGGAGTTCGTGCTGGTGGACGCAAATCCGGTGGCAGGAAAATCCTTAGAGGGACAGTGGATCCTTACACTGTTCCTGAAGACAAAAGAACAGGCCACATTCCGTCCACCGGTGCATATAGTCTAGTGGAGTGTGTTCATGATCTGCTTCACCTTGCTGCAAGAATGCTGGTGATGAAAGGCAGGCTTGTCTTTTTCTTCCCGGTTCTGAGAGATGAGAGTGGCAGTGAGGTTAAGTTTCCCGAGCACCCGTGTTTCAAGTTGGTTGCTGTCTCTGAACAGATCTTGAGCTCGAGATACAGTCGTGTTCTGCTAACCATGGTGAAAGTAGAGCCATATAGTGAAGAGATTGAAGAAGCTGCTCGTTTAATGcatttagagtttagagagaATCATCTCAAGTGGTTAGAGGAAGGTAATATCCATTCCTCTGTGTTTAAACCTTCTACTGATTCTTCCCAGATTCAAACGGAGTCCAAAACCTTTAAAGATCCTAAACCTAAGTATAGAGGGAAGTATGTGTAA
- the BNAC07G23590D gene encoding uncharacterized protein BNAC07G23590D isoform X1, translating into MSEMNMFSGDSVYARIVKPRRLKPPLKEIVSCELNQFEDMANRTENSLRCSISKKTNGGIMFLIATFAGIVIGFLLGISFPALSLTKMNFPSSILPMVNTIYVEVEKQEISSRKSPSKGPKSSDASSHKIWVPSNPRGAEMLPPSFVEAESDLYLRRLWGLPKDDLPEVKPKYLVAFTVAYEQRKNIDACIKKFSDNFTVVLFHYDGRTSEYDEFEWSKRAIHVSVPKQTKWWYAKRFLHPDIIAPYEYIFLWDEDLGVENFDAEEYIKIVKKHGLEISQPAVESRKKITWRITKRIPGIEVHKEVEGGAPGHCKDPHLPPCAGFIEIMAPVFSRDSWRCVWHMLQNDLVHGWGLDFALRKCVEPAHEKIGVVDSQWIIHQKIPSLAAQGTSQDGKSAFQGVRERCHMEWTIFEKRMARSEKKYLKEIAPASSNSTLN; encoded by the exons ATGTCTGAAATGAATATGTTTTCTGGTGACTCTGTTTATGCAAGA ATAGTAAAGCCTCGGAGATTGAAGCCTCCATTGAAAGAAATTGTTTCTTGTGAACTTAACCAGTTTGAAGACATGGCAAACCGAACAGAAAATTCACTACGCTG TTCGATTAGTAAAAAGACAAATGGTGGCATAATGTTCCTAATAGCAACTTTCGCAGGAATAGTTATCGGATTTTTATTAGGCATATCTTTCCCTGCTTTGTCACTGACTAAA ATGAATTTTCCATCAAGCATACTTCCTATGGTTAATACTATATATGTAGAAGTTGAGAAACAAGAGATATCATCTAGAAAGAGTCCATCAAAAGGGCCTAAGTCAAGTGATGCATCATCTCATAAG ATTTGGGTTCCATCAAATCCTCGAGGTGCAGAGATGTTGCCTCCAAGTTTTGTTGAAGCTGAATCAGATCTATACTTaagaagattgtggggattgCCTAAAGAT GATTTACCGGAGGTGAAGCCTAAGTATCTTGTTGCTTTTACCGTTGCTTATGAACAGAGGAAAAACATCGATGCTTGCATCAAGAAA TTCTCAGATAACTTCACTGTTGTTCTGTTTCATTACGATGGAAGAACTTCGGAATACGATGAATTTGAATGGTCTAAACGAGCTATACACGTTAGTGTACCTAAACAAACCAAGTG GTGGTATGCTAAAAGGTTTCTGCATCCTGACATTATAGCaccatatgaatatatattCCTTTGGGATGAAGACCTCGGCGTTGAAAACTTTGATGCAGAAGA GTACATCAAGATTGTAAAGAAACACGGTCTAGAAATTTCGCAACCCGCTGTTGAATCAAGAAAAAAGATCACATGGAGGATAACAAAGAGAATACCAGGAATCGAAGTTCACAA AGAAGTCGAAGGTGGGGCACCAGGCCACTGCAAGGACCCTCACTTACCTCCATGTGCAGG GTTTATAGAGATTATGGCTCCGGTTTTCTCAAGAGATTCTTGGCGCTGCGTGTGGCATATGCTTCAGAATGATTTGGTTCATGGTTGGGGTCTTGACTTTGCGCTAAGGAAATGTGTCGAG CCTGCGCATGAGAAGATTGGTGTTGTGGATTCTCAATGGATTATTCATCAAAAGATTCCTTCTTTAGCAGCCCAG GGAACCTCTCAAGATGGGAAATCTGCGTTCCAAGGG GTAAGGGAAAGATGTCATATGGAATGGACAATATTTGAGAAAAGAATGGCACGATCAGAGAAGAAGTATCTGAAAGAAATTGCACCTGCGTCTTCAAACTCTACACTTAATTAA
- the LOC106410785 gene encoding glycine-rich RNA-binding protein RZ1A-like — MSEEVEYRCFIGGLAWSTSDRGLRDAFEKYGHLLEAKVVLDKFSGRSRGFGFITFDEKKAMDEAIAAMNGMDLDGRTITVDKAQPLQGGSGRDHEGDRSRDRGYDRDRSRPSGGRGSGGGDCFKCGKPGHFARECPDESGRGGGGRYSSRDDRYGAKDDRYSSKDDRYSAKDDRYGAKEDRYGRDGGRDRYGPDRNGDRSGGRSRDGGSRGGPGGERHSRAPYDRPRAGGFH, encoded by the exons ATGTCAGAAGAGGTAGAGTACCGCTGCTTCATTGGTGGCCTTGCGTGGTCAACGTCTGATCGTGGCCTCAGAGATGCCTTTGAGAAGTATGGTCACCTCCTTGAGGCCAAG GTGGTTCTTGACAAGTTCTCTGGACGTTCCCGTGGTTTTGGGTTCATCACTTTTGATGAGAAGAAAGCTATGGATGAAGCTATTGCAGCGATGAATGGGATGGATTTGGATGGGCGGACTATAACTGTTGATAAAGCTCAGCCGCTTCAGGGTGGGTCAGGCAGGGATCATGAGGGTGACCGCAGCCGTGACCGTGGGTATGACCGTGACCGTAGCCGTCCCTCTGGTGGGCGAGGTTCAGGTGGTGGAGATTGCTTTAAATGTGGCAAGCCTGGACATTTTGCAAGGGAGTGTCCTGATGAATCCGGTAGAGGTGGTGGGGGAAGGTACAGCTCGAGGGATGATAGGTACGGTGCGAAGGACGATAGGTACAGCTCAAAGGACGATAGGTACAGTGCAAAGGATGACAGGTATGGTGCAAAGGAAGATAGGTATGGTAGGGATGGTGGTAGGGATCGCTATGGACCTGATCGCAATGGCGATCGCTCTGGAGGTCGTAGCAGGGATGGTGGCAGCCGTGGAGGTCCTGGAGGAGAGAGGCACAGTCGTGCTCCATACGATCGCCCCAGAGCTGGAGGGTTTCACTAA
- the LOC106408990 gene encoding uncharacterized protein LOC106408990, which produces MNTIAKRVTGLVTRSSQSQLQQERGIRVKVFSGDLDKALTILQRKMQSSGMERLIKAQQTHHIKNSEKKVLARKNLERKIKSIDFARKLQSILIKKVRGL; this is translated from the exons ATGAACACGATAGCGAAGCGGGTTACGGGACTAGTGACTCGGTCGAGTCAGAGCCAGCTGCAGCAGGAGAGAGGGATAAGGGTGAAGGTGTTCTCAGGGGATCTGGACAAGGCGCTGACGATTCTGCAGAGGAAGATGCAGTCGAGCGGGATGGAGAGGCTGATCAAAGCGCAGCAGACGCATCACATAAAGAACTCGGAGAAGAAGGTTCTCGCTAGGAAGAATCTTGAACGCAAGATCAAATCCATTGACTTTGCTCGCAAACTCCAGTCCATCCTCATCAAGAAAGTCAG AGGTTTATGA
- the LOC106410616 gene encoding LOW QUALITY PROTEIN: eukaryotic translation initiation factor 4B1 (The sequence of the model RefSeq protein was modified relative to this genomic sequence to represent the inferred CDS: deleted 1 base in 1 codon), whose product MSKPWGGIGIGAWADEAEKADEEQAAEASATAADVQSFPSLKEAASNVKSKKKKKMTLSEFGAYAAPAGRNSVGLTQQEILQLPTGPRQRSEDEMQPGRLGGGFSSYGGRSGGMGRDRNDSEGSWGGGGGRRPYGGGFDDDRRGGSPRVSEFPQSSRADEVDDWGKGKKSIPFDQGRQGSRYGGLGGGGGGSFNGGGGGGGSYGGGGFSKADETDNWAAGKRQAPVRSSTFGSGYGDSGREPDRWPRGVAVGGVQEERRRLVLEPRKVDSGGASETPPAGAKTSKPSPFGAARPREEVLAEKGLDWKKLDSEIEAKKGGSQTSRPTSAQSSRPSSAQSNRSETLGLNNVVKPRPKVNPFGDAKPREVLLEERGKDWRKMDMELEHRRVDRPETEEEKMLKEEIEELRKKLEKESIAPEIKQSDQEPGTNNNNHHDLPETLRGKEKALEILTRELDDKVRFRQKPVERPRSGAGRTGSYSERTHSRSGSIDESRSFESTERPRSRGAVDAWVRPADDQRRNFQGSKERGFFSNRPSSREGW is encoded by the exons ATGTCGAAGCCTTGGGGAGGGATTGGAATCGGGGCGTGGGCGGACGAAGCGGAGAAGGCAGATGAAGAGCAGGCGGCGGAAGCTTCGGCAACCGCGGCGGATGTGCAGAGTTTTCCTAGCTTGAAGGAGGCAGCGAGCAATGTTAagtctaagaagaagaagaagatgactcTCTCTGAGTTTGGTGCTTACGCGGCGCCTGCAGGTAGAAACTCCGTTGGGTTGACGCAGCAAGAGATTCTTCAGCTGCCTACTGGTCCTAGGCAACGCTCGGAGGACGAGATGCAGCCTGGACGGTTGGGCGGTGGGTTCTCTTCTTACGGAGGTCGTTCTGGTGGGATGGGGAGAGATCGGAATGATTCCGAAGGCTCTTGGGGCGGTGGTGGTGGAAGGAGACCGTATGGTGGTGGGTTTGATGATGATAGGAGAGGAGGTTCGCCTAGGGTTTCGGAGTTTCCGCAGTCTTCGAGAGCTGATGAGGTTGATGATTGGGGGAAAGGGAAAAAGTCGATTCCTTTTGATCAAGGGCGTCAGGGTAGTCGTTATGGTGGCCTCGGAGGCGGTGGCGGTGGTAGTTTTAACGgcggtggtggaggtggtggcAGTTATGGCGGTGGTGGATTCTCCAAAGCTGACGAAACTGATAACTGGGCTGCAGGGAAAAGACAAGCTCCGGTTAGATCATCTACATTTGGGTCCGGTTACGGTGATTCAGGACGTGAACCTGACCGTTGGCCTAGAGGAGTAGCCGTTGGTGGTGTTCAGGAGGAACGTCGTCGTTTGGTTTTGGAGCCACGAAAAGTTGACTCAGGAGGAGCGAGTGAGACTCCACCAGCTGGTGCTAAGACGAGTAAGCCGAGCCCGTTTGGGGCAGCTAGGCCAAGGGAGGAGGTTTTGGCGGAGAAAGGTTTGGACTGGAAGAAGCTTGACTCGGAGATTGAGGCTAAGAAAGGAGGTTCTCAAACGAGCAGGCCTACGAGCGCACAGTCGAGCAGACCTTCTAGTGCTCAGTCTAACAGGTCTGAGACTTTGGGGTTGAATAATGTGGTGAAACCGAGACCAAAGGTGAATCCTTTTGGGGATGCGAAGCCTCGAGAAGTGTTGCTGGAGGAACGAGGGAAAGATTGGCGCAAGATGGATATGGAACTTGAGCATCGCAGAGTTGACAG gcctgaaacagaagaagagaagatgttA AAGGAAGAGATTGAAGAACTAAGGAAAAAACTCGAGAAGGAATCCATTGCTCCAGAGATCAAGCAATCTGATCAAGAACCTGgcactaataataataatcaccATGATTTACCAGAAACTCTACGTGGCAAAGAGAAAGCTCTGGAAATACTAACCCGTGAGCTGGACGACAAAGTCAGGTTCAGGCAGAAACCAGTTGAGAGACCCCGGTCTGGTGCAGGCAGAACCGGTTCTTACTCGGAAAGAACACATTCCCGTTCTGGATCAATCGATGAATCCAGAAGTTTTGAGTCCACAGAGAGACCTAGATCTCGTGGCGCAGTTGATGCCTGGGTAAGACCTGCCGATGATCAGAGAAGAAACTTCCAAGGAAGCAAAGAGCGTGGATTCTTCAGCAACAG GCCGTCGTCTAGGGAAGGATGGTAA
- the LOC106410784 gene encoding GDSL esterase/lipase At3g26430 → MQTQLFLITFVVLASFLVHPRLCSPTCSFPAIFNFGDSNSDTGGLSAAFGQAPYPNGQTYFHSPSGRFSDGRLIVDFIAEELGLPYLNAFLDSIGSNFSHGANFATAGSTVRPPNTTISQSGASPISLDVQLVQFSDFVTRSQLIRNRGGVFGHLLPRKEYFSQALYTFDIGQNDLTTGLKLNMTTDQIKAYIPDVLDQLSNAIRKVYKSGGRRFWIHNTAPIGCLPYVLDRWSVPASQIDKHGCAIPRNEIARYYNSELKKRVVGLRKELSKASITYVDVYSIKLTLITQAKKLGFKDPLVACCGHGGKYNFNKLIKCGVKYMVKGKETVLAKSCDDVAVRINWDGVHFTGTANRWIFQQINSGVFSDPSIPLKFACTR, encoded by the exons ATGCAAACTCAACTGTTCTTGATAACGTTTGTCGTATTAGCATCATTTCTCGTACATCCTCGACTCTGTTCTCCTACCTGTAGTTTCCCGGCGATCTTCAACTTCGGCGACTCTAATTCCGACACAGGAGGTCTCTCTGCCGCCTTCGGACAAGCCCCTTACCCGAATGGCCAAACCTACTTCCACTCACCTTCCGGTCGGTTCTCAGATGGTCGACTCATCGTTGACTTCATAG CGGAGGAGTTAGGCTTGCCATACCTAAACGCTTTCCTAGACTCCATCGGCTCAAACTTCAGCCATGGTGCGAACTTCGCCACCGCTGGATCCACCGTCCGGCCACCGAACACCACCATTTCTCAGAGCGGTGCGAGCCCAATCTCTCTCGACGTTCAGTTGGTTCAGTTCTCAGACTTCGTCACTCGATCACAACTCATTCGCAACCGAG GTGGCGTGTTCGGGCATTTACTTCCGAGGAAAGAGTATTTTTCTCAAGCATTGTACACATTCGACATTGGTCAGAACGATCTCACTACTGGATTAAAACTCAACATGACAACAGATCAGATCAAGGCTTACATTCCAGATGTTCTCGATCAGCTGTCTAATGCCATTCGT AAGGTGTATAAGAGTGGAGGAAGAagattttggatacataacaCAGCTCCAATTGGTTGTTTACCTTATGTTTTGGACCGGTGGTCCGTACCGGCATCTCAGATTGATAAGCACGGTTGTGCAATTCCGCGCAACGAGATTGCTCGGTATTACAACTCAGAGCTCAAAAAGAGAGTGGTTGGGTTAAGAAAAGAGCTGTCTAAAGCTTCAATCACTTATGTTGATGTCTACTCTATCAAGCTTACTCTCATCACTCAAGCCAAGAAACTTG GTTTTAAAGATCCTCTGGTTGCTTGTTGTGGACATGGTGGGAAGTACAacttcaacaaactcatcaaatGTGGAGTTAAATATATGGTGAAAGGGAAAGAGACTGTGCTTGCTAAGTCTTGTGACGACGTGGCGGTTAGAATAAACTGGGACGGCGTGCATTTCACTGGAACTGCAAACCGTTGGATCTTTCAGCAGATAAACAGCGGAGTGTTTTCAGATCCTTCTATTCCTCTCAAGTTTGCCTGTACAAGATAG
- the BNAC07G23590D gene encoding uncharacterized protein BNAC07G23590D isoform X2: MANRTENSLRCSISKKTNGGIMFLIATFAGIVIGFLLGISFPALSLTKMNFPSSILPMVNTIYVEVEKQEISSRKSPSKGPKSSDASSHKIWVPSNPRGAEMLPPSFVEAESDLYLRRLWGLPKDDLPEVKPKYLVAFTVAYEQRKNIDACIKKFSDNFTVVLFHYDGRTSEYDEFEWSKRAIHVSVPKQTKWWYAKRFLHPDIIAPYEYIFLWDEDLGVENFDAEEYIKIVKKHGLEISQPAVESRKKITWRITKRIPGIEVHKEVEGGAPGHCKDPHLPPCAGFIEIMAPVFSRDSWRCVWHMLQNDLVHGWGLDFALRKCVEPAHEKIGVVDSQWIIHQKIPSLAAQGTSQDGKSAFQGVRERCHMEWTIFEKRMARSEKKYLKEIAPASSNSTLN; the protein is encoded by the exons ATGGCAAACCGAACAGAAAATTCACTACGCTG TTCGATTAGTAAAAAGACAAATGGTGGCATAATGTTCCTAATAGCAACTTTCGCAGGAATAGTTATCGGATTTTTATTAGGCATATCTTTCCCTGCTTTGTCACTGACTAAA ATGAATTTTCCATCAAGCATACTTCCTATGGTTAATACTATATATGTAGAAGTTGAGAAACAAGAGATATCATCTAGAAAGAGTCCATCAAAAGGGCCTAAGTCAAGTGATGCATCATCTCATAAG ATTTGGGTTCCATCAAATCCTCGAGGTGCAGAGATGTTGCCTCCAAGTTTTGTTGAAGCTGAATCAGATCTATACTTaagaagattgtggggattgCCTAAAGAT GATTTACCGGAGGTGAAGCCTAAGTATCTTGTTGCTTTTACCGTTGCTTATGAACAGAGGAAAAACATCGATGCTTGCATCAAGAAA TTCTCAGATAACTTCACTGTTGTTCTGTTTCATTACGATGGAAGAACTTCGGAATACGATGAATTTGAATGGTCTAAACGAGCTATACACGTTAGTGTACCTAAACAAACCAAGTG GTGGTATGCTAAAAGGTTTCTGCATCCTGACATTATAGCaccatatgaatatatattCCTTTGGGATGAAGACCTCGGCGTTGAAAACTTTGATGCAGAAGA GTACATCAAGATTGTAAAGAAACACGGTCTAGAAATTTCGCAACCCGCTGTTGAATCAAGAAAAAAGATCACATGGAGGATAACAAAGAGAATACCAGGAATCGAAGTTCACAA AGAAGTCGAAGGTGGGGCACCAGGCCACTGCAAGGACCCTCACTTACCTCCATGTGCAGG GTTTATAGAGATTATGGCTCCGGTTTTCTCAAGAGATTCTTGGCGCTGCGTGTGGCATATGCTTCAGAATGATTTGGTTCATGGTTGGGGTCTTGACTTTGCGCTAAGGAAATGTGTCGAG CCTGCGCATGAGAAGATTGGTGTTGTGGATTCTCAATGGATTATTCATCAAAAGATTCCTTCTTTAGCAGCCCAG GGAACCTCTCAAGATGGGAAATCTGCGTTCCAAGGG GTAAGGGAAAGATGTCATATGGAATGGACAATATTTGAGAAAAGAATGGCACGATCAGAGAAGAAGTATCTGAAAGAAATTGCACCTGCGTCTTCAAACTCTACACTTAATTAA
- the BNAC07G23540D gene encoding protein PECTIC ARABINOGALACTAN SYNTHESIS-RELATED: MAELRHSSSAGSRSSSSPLRVGDEDSSSPHVHDHSPNGGDDEDGRPRHRPIWSVSGFHSLFPFLGDDLRVSPQKNKISLLLILILAVASLISVYGIVNHLNAPYLCKKDGIVLNCPHVKESPSPWENPLSATTSWKPCAERRIGGVSDLLPENETNGYVFIHAEGGLNQQRIAICNAVAVAKIMNATLILPVLKQDQIWKDQTKFEDIFDVDHFIDYLKDDVRIVRDIPDWFTDKAELFSSIRRTVKNIPKYAAAQFYIDNVLPRIKEKKIMALKPFVDRLGYDNVPQEINRLRCRVNYHALKFLPEIEQMADSLVSRMRNRTGNPNPYMALHLRFEKGMVGLSFCDFVGTREEKARMAEYRQKEWPRRFKNGSHLWQLALQKRKEGRCPLEPGEVAVILRAMGYPKETQIYVASGQVYGGQNRMAPLRNMFPNLVTKEDLAGKEELASFRKHVTSLAALDFLVCLKSDVFVMTHGGNFAKLIIGARRYMGHRQKSIKPDKGLMSKSFGDPYMGWATFVEDVVVTHQTRTGLPEETFPNYDLWENPLTPCMCKA; the protein is encoded by the exons ATGGCGGAGTTGCGGCACTCGAGCTCCGCCGGGAGCcgatcttcttcctctccgctGCGCGTCGGAGACGAGGACTCGTCTTCTCCCCACGTGCACGATCACTCACCCAACGGCGGAGACGACGAAGACGGGCGCCCACGTCACCGTCCGATCTGGTCGGTATCTGGGTTTCACTCTCTGTTTCCTTTCCTCGGCGACGATCTTAGGGTTTCTCCTCAGAAGAATAAGATTTCGCTTCTGTTGATATTGATTCTCGCCGTTGCGAGCTTGATCTCTGTTTACGGGATCGTTAATCACTTG AATGCACCGTACTTGTGTAAGAAAGATGGGATTGTGCTGAACTGTCCTCAT GTAAAAGAGTCACCTTCTCCCTGGGAGAATCCTTTGTCTGCAACTACTTCTTGGAAGCCTTGTGCTGAGCGGCGGATTGGTGGAGTCTCAG atcttcTTCCTGAGAATGAAACAAATGGATATGTTTTCATTCATGCCGAGGGTGGTTTGAATCAGCAGCGTATTGCT aTCTGTAATGCTGTAGCTGTTGCCAAGATAATGAATGCAACTCTGATTCTACCAGTACTGAAGCAGGATCAAATTTGGAAAGACCAAAC GAAATTTGAAGACATTTTTGATGTGGATCATTTTATTGATTACTTGAAGGATGATGTCCGAATCGTTAGAGATATACCTGACTGGTTCACTGACAAAGCAGAGTTATTCTCTAGTATAAG AAGAACAGTCAAAAACATTCCCAAATATGCGGCAGCCCAGTTCTATATAGACAATGTTTTGCCACGAataaaggagaagaaaataATGGCCTTGAAGCCTTTTGTAGATCGACTTGG GTACGACAATGTACCTCAAGAAATCAACAGGTTACGCTGCCGTGTAAACTATCACGCCCTCAAATTTCTCCCAGAGATAGAGCAGATGGCTGATTCACTTGTTTCAAGAATGAGAAACCGTACTGGAAATCCAAATCCCTATAT ggCTCTTCATCTTAGATTCGAGAAAGGCATGGTTGGTTTATCGTTTTGTGATTTTGTGGGAACAAGGGAAGAGAAAGCTAGAATGGCAGAATACAGACAAAAGGAATGGCCTCGGCGCTTCAAG AATGGTTCCCATCTCTGGCAGCTCGCCTTGCAGAAGCGCAAAGAAGGACGATGCCCTCTTGAGCCAGGAGAAGTTGCTGTGATCCTACGTGCAATGGGttatccaaaagaaacacaaatctATGTAGCATCTGGTCAAGTCTATGGTGGCCAAAACCGTATGGCTCCACTAAGAAACATGTTCCCAAATTTG GTAACAAAGGAGGATTTAGCAGGCAAAGAGGAACTAGCAAGCTTTAGAAAGCACGTAACAAGCCTGGCTGCTCTAGATTTCTTGGTGTGTTTGAAGTCAGATGTGTTTGTGATGACGCACGGTGGAAACTTTGCAAAACTGATCATCGGAGCAAGGAGATACATGGGTCATCGCCAGAAATCAATCAAACCAGATAAAGGGTTAATGTCGAAATCATTTGGGGATCCTTACATGGGATGGGCAACGTTTGTGGAAGATGTAGTTGTAACCCATCAAACACGGACCGGTTTGCCTGAAGAAACTTTCCCTAACTACGATCTTTGGGAGAATCCTCTCACTCCATGTATGTGTAAGGCTTGA